A single window of Nicotiana sylvestris chromosome 5, ASM39365v2, whole genome shotgun sequence DNA harbors:
- the LOC104222468 gene encoding uncharacterized protein: protein METIKCIIEDLNGDYFSIVVDESRDVSCKEQMAIVLCYVDRRGSVMERFIGIVHVRDTAASSLKNEITGLLARHSLSPFHIRGQCYDGASNMQGYINGLKILMQRESKGAYSIHYFVHQLQLTLVAISRRCDEVQELLLLVFDILNMVGAFFKRRDELRESQVEEIGETLRKSELETGRVLTQELGLARAGDTRWGSHYKSFNNFILMFGRIMDVLDAIVVNARFEEKCMAKGHV from the coding sequence ATGGAAACAATTAAATGTATCATTGAGGATTTAAATGGTGATTACTTTTCCATCGTAGTTGATGAATCTCGTGATGTATCGTGTAAGGAGCAAATGGCTATTGTTTTGTGCTATGTTGACAGAAGGGGAAGTGTGATGGAGAGGTTTATTGGTATTGTTCATGTTCGTGATACTGCTGCTTCATCCCTAAAGAATGAAATCACGGGTTTACTTGCTCGACATTCTTTAAGTCCATTTCATATACGTGGACAATGTTATGATGGAGCAAGCAATATGCAAGGATATATAAATGGACTTAAAATCTTGATGCAACGAGAAAGTAAAGGTGCTTATTCAATTCATTATTTTGTTCATCAACTTCAATTAACTCTTGTTGCAATTTCTAGAAGATGTGATGAAGTGCAAGAACTCTTATTATTAGTTTTCGATATACTGAATATGGTAGGAGCTTTTTTCAAGCGCAGAGATGAACTTCGTGAGTCTCAAGTAGAAGAAATTGGAGAAACATTACGTAAAAGTGAGCTAGAAACCGGTAGGGTCTTGACTCAAGAACTAGGACTTGCTAGAGCTGGTGATACTCGATGGGGTTCTCACTacaaatcctttaacaattttaTTCTTATGTTTGGCCGTATCATGGATGTACTTGATGCTATTGTTGTTAATGCGCGTTTTGAAGAAAAGTGTATGGCAAAGGGGCATGTTTAA